In Candidatus Woesearchaeota archaeon, one genomic interval encodes:
- a CDS encoding DegT/DnrJ/EryC1/StrS family aminotransferase, whose amino-acid sequence MNVRVPLSKPFIDKEDIKAVVEVLKSGFLSLGPKLPEFEKAVSDYAGVKHAIAVNSGTSALHLCIRALGIKDGDEVITSPYSFIASSNCILFERAKPVFVDIDEKTFNIDPDKIEAAITEKTKAILVVHVFGLPAEMDRIIPIAKKHSLKIIEDSAEALGAKYKGRFAGTFGDCGVYAFYPNKQMTTGEGGIIVTNDDCIDELSRSMRSQGRDSNNDWLRHIRLGYNYRLDEMSCALGISQLKKIDFLLSKRESVAANYGRILSKFKEVILPYENDSLHRSWFVYVIRLAENVDRDKVIENLVEKGIQSKQYFPPIHLQEFYKRELGCKEGMFPNCEKVAKGTLALPFFTSMKKSQVKEVCLALKDAIKESKVQ is encoded by the coding sequence ATGAATGTTAGAGTTCCGCTTTCAAAGCCGTTTATCGACAAGGAGGACATAAAGGCAGTTGTAGAAGTGTTGAAGTCAGGCTTCTTAAGTTTGGGCCCAAAGCTTCCTGAGTTTGAGAAGGCAGTTTCAGATTATGCCGGAGTAAAGCATGCAATTGCAGTCAACAGCGGCACAAGCGCCCTGCACCTCTGCATAAGGGCTCTCGGGATAAAGGACGGCGATGAGGTAATAACATCTCCCTACAGCTTCATAGCAAGCTCAAACTGCATTTTATTTGAGAGGGCAAAGCCGGTTTTTGTGGATATTGACGAAAAAACCTTCAACATAGACCCGGATAAGATTGAGGCAGCAATAACTGAAAAGACAAAGGCAATACTTGTTGTCCATGTTTTCGGGCTTCCTGCAGAGATGGATAGGATAATTCCCATTGCAAAAAAGCACAGCCTGAAAATAATAGAGGATTCAGCAGAGGCGCTAGGCGCAAAATACAAGGGAAGGTTTGCCGGAACTTTCGGCGACTGCGGAGTATATGCATTTTACCCGAATAAGCAGATGACAACTGGGGAAGGCGGGATAATTGTTACAAATGATGATTGCATAGATGAGCTTTCCAGGAGCATGAGAAGCCAGGGGAGGGATTCCAACAATGACTGGCTGAGGCACATCCGCCTGGGATACAACTACCGCCTGGACGAGATGAGCTGCGCGCTCGGAATATCCCAGCTTAAAAAGATTGATTTCCTGCTTTCCAAAAGGGAAAGTGTGGCAGCAAACTATGGAAGGATTCTTTCCAAATTCAAGGAGGTAATCCTGCCCTATGAGAATGATTCTCTGCACCGCTCCTGGTTTGTGTATGTGATACGACTTGCTGAAAATGTTGACAGGGACAAGGTGATTGAGAATCTTGTGGAAAAGGGAATCCAGTCAAAGCAGTATTTCCCCCCAATTCACCTTCAGGAGTTTTACAAAAGAGAGCTGGGTTGTAAAGAGGGGATGTTTCCCAATTGCGAGAAGGTTGCAAAGGGCACTCTTGCGCTTCCATTTTTCACCTCAATGAAAAAGTCCCAGGTTAAAGAGGTATGTTTGGCATTGAAGGATGCAATAAAAGAGTCCAAAGTTCAATGA
- a CDS encoding GNAT family N-acetyltransferase → MKTEIISAIPENRDKWNSRIEKLERKDIYLSFEYIKMLADFLCGKGELFYFEEGENFALYPYIKKEINILPFFKQVLGRHAGTYYDITTPEYGGIMVNSAESERNAFFSSALLEFESYSRKAGIITEFARLNSMLGNYKSFIENKIEGAVKSKDIVYVDLGKSEEQIFNEFKKENRKCIRKAGRNGIRIRIGENNSDIDSFRALYLKTMEKRNARDEYLFSREYFMNLFDGLKGKITLFLAEYNGIPVVGSILLHSGDIAYDYLRGSDDKFQSLRANNLTVYEIIKWAKKNGYRFFVMGGGYKENDAIFNFKSTFSNTTAPFYNYKKIHNDSLYSDFSCAFEEYAKVNNIRFDENYFPKYRGED, encoded by the coding sequence ATGAAAACAGAGATAATTTCAGCAATTCCTGAAAACAGGGATAAATGGAATTCCCGCATTGAAAAGCTCGAAAGGAAGGACATCTATCTCTCATTTGAATATATTAAGATGCTTGCTGATTTTCTCTGCGGAAAGGGCGAGCTTTTTTATTTTGAGGAAGGGGAAAATTTTGCGCTTTACCCTTACATAAAAAAGGAAATCAACATCCTGCCCTTCTTCAAGCAGGTTTTAGGCAGGCATGCCGGAACTTATTATGATATAACTACTCCAGAATACGGCGGGATTATGGTGAATTCAGCTGAAAGCGAAAGAAACGCATTCTTTTCTTCGGCGCTTTTGGAATTTGAATCTTACTCTCGGAAAGCAGGAATAATAACTGAATTTGCAAGATTGAATTCAATGCTTGGAAACTACAAATCTTTCATTGAAAATAAGATTGAAGGCGCAGTCAAGAGCAAGGACATTGTCTATGTTGATTTGGGGAAAAGCGAGGAGCAGATTTTTAATGAGTTCAAGAAGGAAAACAGGAAATGCATAAGAAAGGCAGGGAGAAACGGAATCAGAATAAGAATCGGAGAAAATAATTCGGATATAGATTCATTCAGGGCTCTTTACCTTAAGACAATGGAAAAAAGAAATGCAAGGGATGAGTATCTTTTTAGCCGCGAATACTTTATGAACCTTTTTGATGGGCTTAAGGGAAAAATAACCCTTTTTCTTGCAGAATACAACGGGATTCCAGTTGTAGGTTCAATACTTCTGCATTCCGGCGATATTGCCTATGATTACCTGAGGGGCTCTGATGACAAATTTCAGAGTTTAAGAGCAAACAATCTGACAGTTTACGAGATTATAAAATGGGCAAAGAAAAATGGATACCGCTTTTTTGTGATGGGCGGCGGCTATAAGGAAAATGACGCAATTTTCAATTTCAAATCCACATTTTCAAACACCACTGCTCCATTTTACAACTACAAAAAGATTCACAACGATTCACTATATTCTGATTTTTCATGCGCATTTGAGGAATATGCAAAGGTTAATAATATCAGATTTGATGAAAATTATTTTCCGAAATACAGAGGTGAGGATTAA
- a CDS encoding polysaccharide biosynthesis protein, with protein MSSFFSGKVVLVTGGCGSIGSELVRQLISLNVLKVRVFDHDENALFNMQRHLEQFKNVRFLLGDIRDKERIKLAMEGVDIVFHAAALKHVPSCEYNPFEAIKTNVLGTQNMIESALESRVGRVITISTDKAINPANVMGATKLLAERLTSSTFFYKGQKKTIFSSVRFGNVMNSRGSVIPVFREQIKGKEITVTEPDMTRFVMSIGQAVSLVLKASEIMQGGETFILKMPVLRLGDLADAMIEEIAPSYHINPSEVKVRIIGARAGEKMHECLMTEEEAKNALETDDMLILIPQIFIPNVTVKGFSYRRAKPTSMHSYSSGDARLLSKDEIKKIIASECKD; from the coding sequence ATGAGCAGTTTTTTTTCAGGCAAAGTGGTTTTGGTTACAGGTGGATGCGGTAGCATTGGGAGCGAGCTTGTAAGGCAGTTGATATCCCTTAATGTTTTGAAGGTAAGGGTTTTTGACCATGATGAGAATGCGCTTTTCAACATGCAGCGCCATCTTGAGCAGTTCAAGAATGTAAGGTTCCTTTTGGGCGACATAAGGGACAAGGAAAGGATTAAGCTTGCAATGGAAGGTGTTGACATAGTTTTTCATGCAGCTGCATTGAAGCATGTTCCCTCCTGCGAGTATAATCCATTTGAAGCGATAAAGACAAATGTGCTTGGAACCCAGAACATGATTGAATCAGCCCTTGAAAGCAGGGTTGGAAGGGTAATAACCATAAGCACAGACAAGGCAATAAACCCTGCAAATGTTATGGGGGCAACAAAGCTCCTTGCAGAGCGCCTTACAAGTTCAACATTCTTTTACAAGGGGCAGAAAAAAACAATATTCAGCTCAGTAAGGTTCGGGAATGTGATGAATTCACGAGGTTCTGTGATACCTGTTTTCCGCGAGCAGATAAAGGGAAAGGAAATTACTGTGACAGAGCCGGATATGACAAGGTTTGTAATGTCAATAGGGCAGGCAGTTTCACTTGTCCTGAAGGCGTCAGAGATTATGCAGGGCGGAGAAACATTCATCCTGAAAATGCCTGTTCTCAGGCTTGGCGACCTTGCAGATGCTATGATTGAGGAGATTGCACCTTCCTACCATATTAACCCTTCTGAAGTAAAAGTGAGGATAATCGGTGCAAGGGCAGGAGAAAAAATGCATGAGTGCCTTATGACTGAGGAAGAGGCAAAAAATGCGCTTGAGACAGATGATATGCTGATTCTCATCCCTCAGATTTTCATCCCTAATGTTACTGTAAAGGGATTTTCCTACAGAAGGGCAAAGCCAACATCAATGCACTCCTACAGCTCAGGCGATGCAAGGCTCCTATCCAAGGATGAGATAAAAAAGATAATTGCAAGCGAATGCAAAGATTGA